The genomic DNA TTGAGGAACTACTAGCTCTAAGATGCTCATGTAATTGCAATGCGGTTCCTTCCACTGTACATTGCCCTGCTTGTCGATCCATATATTGAACCGGTTTATGAGTTGCTactcatttttatatttaggGAGGATTTCTGAATTACTGGAAGCATTGGAAGCTATGGCCAAGGACAACCAACCCATTCCACCAAGAGCCATGATCCTAAGCAGAAAATACCGCACATTAGTGAGCTCATGGATCGAACCTCTGCAAGAAGAAGCTGAACTTGGCTATGAGATCGATTACGTTGCTAGGTATTTTTCTTAGCATTATATATCATTCACTTTGATGTCGAACGAAAAAGCATGCCACTTTTATTGCTGCTCTCAACTTAAcagtttcttttttgaaaGAATATAAACGATGCTTTAGTTATTCATGTCTAGTCATCTGATGCTTCTAACATTACTCATTATTAATTTGGATTTCTCGTGAAACCAGGTATATTGCTGAGGGTGGGCTTACTGGTGAGCGCAAGCGTTGGGTTCCTCGAAGAGGAAAGACTCCCCTGGATCCTGATGCTGAAGGGTTTATTTATTCAAATCCAATGGAAACTTCCTTCAAGCAGAGATGCTTAGAGGAATGGAAGTTGCACCACAGGAAACTTTTGAAGATCTTACTAAATGAAGGTCTGGCAGCTCTAGGGGATGCTTCTGAATCTGACTACATTAGAGTGGAGGAAAGGTtgagaaaaatcataaaaggTCCTGACCAGAATGTCCTGAAGCCCAAGGCCGCTAGTAAAATGACTGTATCTGAATTTAAGGAAGAACTCGAAGCTCAAGACCTGCCCACAGATGGAACCAGAAATGTTCTTTATCAGCGTGTGCAGAAAGCAAGGAGGATAAACCGTTCACGTGGCAGGCCTCTTTGGGTTCCTCCtgtggaggaagaggaagaggaggttGACCTTTCATTTATCTCCTTATATTCTTCGTTGTAAATCACTGATGTGGAATTTGGCTTTAATGCTTATATGATATTGGTGGCAGATTGATGAAGAGCTGGATGAACTTATTTCCAGAATGCAGCTGCATGAAGGGGACACGGAGTTCTGGAAAGCCCGTTTCCTGGGAAAGGGCATTAATGGGAATCAGGGGAAGATTATAGAAATGGAGCCAACAGAAGTTACAGACCTGCTGGATGATGCTGATGCTGCTGATGATGGGACAAAGGATGTTGAAGATGACGAGgcagatgaagaagaggaagttgACGCTGAAGTTGAAGTTGAACAACCTGGGAACCAAGTCGAACAAATTGTGAAGGAGAAAGAAGCTGAAGCTAAGAAGCCTCTTCAAATGATTGGAGTCCAGTTGCTGAAAGATATTGATCAGACAACTACGACCACAAAGAAATCAAGGAGGAGGGCTCGAGCATCTGTGGAGGTAAGAATGCTGATATTCCTTCACTCAGTATCCCCCATTCAAGAGTTGTAATTGGTACGTGTTGAATGAGCGTGCCATCAGTCTTTAAAATTTAACTGTATTGGCCCATGGGTATAGGATGATGACGACGATGACTGGTTCCCTGAGGATATATTCGAGGCGTTTGAGGAACTCAGGAAGAGGAAAGTGTTTGATGTATCAGACATGTATACCTTAGCTGATGCTTGGGGTTGGACATGGGAGAGGGAACTGAAGAACAAGCCACCTCAGAGATGGTCACAGGAATGGGAAGTTGAGCTGGCCATGAAACTAATGCAGAAGGTCCATCACTCTAGAGTGCCCTGCACTTTCATTGAGAAAatgatttctttaaataataGTTTGCTGAAGTCGTTTCATCACATCTATGTTTGTTTATTAGCCACATTTACATGAAATTATCCAGACACGAGTTCTGCGGCTTATTTGCCTGTATTCTTATAAGCACTactttctttcttcatttAAAATTATGGTCCGTGTGCATATAAAAGTGAGAACTCCAAGCATGCTCTGTGAATGCAGCTTCATCTTAAAGTTCAGTTTGCTTTTCTTTTAGGTGATAGAACTGGGTGGAACGCCAACAATAGGGGATTGCGCCATGATACTGCGAGCAGCTATAAGGGCACCCATGCCCTCAGCCTTCTTGAAGATCCTGCAGATAACGCACAGCCTGGGATATGTATTCGGGAGGTAGGATAGCACATTCAAGTGAACATCGTTGTTATGTCTTATCCGGTGCTGGTTTACACTTCGCCGCTTCTCTTTCTTATGATCTTGTCCATTGATTTTGCTCGATATTGCCGTTTATTATTTAATCAGATCTCTTAATCTTAACTCATATTACATGGCGATGATTTTGGGAATTAAAATGTTTATTCTTGTTGCAGTCCCCTGTATGACGAAATCATATCACTGTGCCTCGACCTTGGAGAACTTGATGCTGCCATTGCCATAGTCGCGGACCTGGAGACTGCCGGAATAACAGTTCCTGATCAAACAATAGACCGAGTCATCTCTGCTCGGCAGAATGCTGAGAGTTCAAGCAACACGAACGGATCGACGTAGGCATGGAACTGATCCCTCCCAGACACCCTCATCTCTTGCTCAAAAGTTCTCGGGTTCAGAGGACCACAGATTTAGAGGCAAAATGCTCATTTAGTTCGCGACTCATTTGTAAATTGGATCTCTCCACTCTCCGCTGAATTAGTCTCCTGTTCTGTAGTCAAAGCCATGTCTTTGCTTTTCTatcctttaaaattttattttattttttcttttaaatttttgataGAAGCGAGGATGATTAGAGGTTTTCTTATTGCAGAGGACATCATATTGGTGCTTGATTTCGAAGCAAATGGTGAatgtaatttataatattcgagaaataattatttatgtgaGTACTTGTAATGGAAGCAAAAGAAAGGATATATTTTCAACTAATATGCAGTCATTGCCTCACCCAATATTTTGCTCCTCTTCCAAGCGAACCAACATGAATAAATCCACTTACAGCTTTTCTGAAAGTATTTTCGCGATCATGATTAAGCTGTTGTCCAGTCGAGAATTCCTTTCTCTAATTTCACCAGAATGTTCCATCTGGGCACTCACCAGTAGAGAATTCATACAGGCGATTGATAAaggtagaaaagaaaaaaaaagaaaaagaaaaaaacaaagacaGTGTGTGATTGGGGGGGTTTGATAATGATAGAAAAAGCTTTGAAGGACTACattataaaatgataaaactattGAGGAATCATTTGTGTTGTGTTTTGTACTTTGGCCCAGACAATAAAGGTCAAGATAGTGCCGAAtaaagtcaaatttataacttGAAATGCATATTCAGTTATTCAACTGCATTGTCGTCCACAATTGGCCTTTCATACTTCACATCGTATCGTATCAATAGAAATACATGAACTTACGATTTGCGAACAATGACGTGCCAATACGCATTTTGTCCTAACTGCATAATTAAAAGGAtgaattttcgaatatcaaCGTGAGCCGACTTGCAAGCGAGGCAGGCTTTTCCGAAAGGCCGAAGAATGGGGGTCGAATTTTATAGTTCATAATGTAGTGGAACTTTTCTCAACAGGCCAAACTACAACTACAAAGGGTACGGAAGGACAGGAGTGTGACAAAGCTCAAACTACGTGTCTAAACGCGTAATTGTGCTGTCGCAGCAATCGGGTCACTGACCGAGTCGACTCGGCCCTTCCTTTCTCACCGTTCTTCTCCGACAGGCAGACCCCGAGTTAGACTCACCCACGATCTCAGCTCAGTCCTCCCCACTGTCCCAAGgaaaggagagagaaaaaacCAAACTTTCAAGAGCAGCAAccacaacaacaacaacaacaacagaTCATGAGCTAACACTATGCAACCTCAGCTCCTGTAATTCTCGACGCTTGATTCCTGCGGCATTCATCGACCTCGTACTTGCTCCGGAATCTTGAATTCCGACGGGGGCTGAGCTCAGCGGGTGATCAATGGCGGTTCCAGTTGAAGAGGCCATTGCAGCACTGTCAACATTCTCTCTTGAGGTAACTGGCAGCTCCTTCCTCGACCCTTTGAGCTACTTGTTCCGGATGATTCGCCGAATGTGTTTGATTTTGAGCTGTCGATGAATAGGATGAGCAACCGGAGATTCAGGGACCAGGTGCCTGGGTTTCATCTGAAAGTGCTGCGACTTCGAGCCCCATTGGTATGCAATGGATCTCATATTTATAGATTTCTGCTGTAAATTCATGTACTTGGCTTAGTGTAAGCTCTATGGTAAAAAATCAGTGCTGGAAGTTGGATAATTTGGTGGTTCCAGAAATGGAAACAATGGATGATGCGTGGAGTTTTGGTATAATAGTTGTGCATTGCGAGTATTACCTTTTGTTATTAATGATGCAGAGTACAGTGATGTTTCTGCGTACCGATTGTCTCTCTCAGAGGACACAAAAGCTCTTAATCAGCTGGTTAGTCGTTTGCATTCTCTGACTTAGCCTAGCAATATCTCTTGAACCTATTTGTATGAATGTTTGGTTTCCAATCTTTAGTTATTTCTATTTCGAACTGAGCTTTGACAATATTAGGCCGTTCTTTGGTATGGGGAGGGGAAATGGGATGGAATGAACCGCAACTTTTAAAagttatatatgttatatatatatatatatattccattgAATAAAgtcacatatataatttttatcaaTTGTTTGCAGAACACACTTATTCAGGAGGGGAAAGAGATGGCTTCGGTGATCTACACGTATCGCAGTTGTGTGAAAGCACTGCCTCAGGCATGTGAACAGTTGCGACAATTAGATTGATTTTTATAGATGAGATTTCAATAATTTCCTTTTCTGGCTTTATATGATTAGTAAAGCTCTCATGTGCAGCTTCCTGATTCGATGAAGCATAGTCAAGCTGATTTATATCTTGAAACCTACCAAGTTCTGGACCTTGAAATGAGTAGACTGCGAGAAATTCAGCGGTGGCAAGCATCAGCTTCGTCGAAAGTAATGAGACCTCTTAACTTCTCTTTTGCCTCTTTTAACCTTGTGTAACTAATTCTACACTCAGTGATgcatcaattttcaaatcaaaatgCAGCTTGCAGCTGATATGCAGCGATTTTCAAGGCCTGAGAGACGCATCAATGGCCCCACAATTACTCATCTATGGTCGTAATCCTTAATCCAATTGTTTTCTcttgcttttattttttacttttgtctTCTCATAGTTATCctcttctcattttttttcctttggggTCGTGCTGTTGTTCAGCATAATTCAACCTCTTTTAAAAGATTTGGAAATGCTTGAATTGGTGATAATTGCCTATGAATGTTACATTTGAAAGGAGCATGTCCATTTTTCCATAATGTGGCCTTTACAACAGGTCTATGCTGAAGTTACTTGATGTTCTGTTACAACTTGATCATCTAAAAAATGCTAAAGCAAGCATCCCAAATGATTTTTCTTGGTATAAGAGGTATGACATTCTATGCTTAAAGcaaataatttcatttaacttttcaatttatttctttaCTGCAAATTTTCAGGTTCAAATATAGCAGCCTATTATGAATCTAGTGTAACTTCTCCTTCTTTGATTTACTCTCATTTTAACAGGACATTTACACAAGTTAGTGTCCAGTGGCAGGACACTGATTCGATGAGAGAGGAGCTGGATGACTTGCAGGTTTTGTGACTGTGATCCGATAGATATTGGATACAATTACTTAGCTGAACTTAACATCAATCCTAGTGGGTTCTAGACATgtcttcaattcaatttttgcaGATTTTCCTGAGCACAAGGTGGGCTATTTTATTGAACTTGCATGTGGAGATGTTTCGTGTGAACAAGTATCCATCCCTCTGTGCTGTTCTTCTCACACTTTTGTGTGAGAGAGACTTTGTTTATTCTATTTATCCTCTTTATGCATTGATAGTTCTTCATCATATAGAAACGATAATGAAGAGTCCATTGCTTTTGAGGTCCTTGACTTGAAATAGTGTGGAAGATATTCTTCAAGTGCTCATTGTTTTTGCTGTTGAGTCCTTGGAGCTAGACTTTGCACTTCTTTTTCCAGAGAGGCATATTCTCCTTCGAGTTCTGCCCGTCCTTGTTGTGTTAGCAACCTCATCTGAGAAAGACAGCGAATCACTTTACAAGAGGGTGAAAATCAACAGACTGATCACTATATTTAAGGTACTTAGCTTCTTAAAAGGTTAATTTGGTTGCGTCATGAAATTGTCTGTGACATTTGTTCATATGACTGCTAGTTTTCTTTGTGACAAAATTACCTTCAACTTTGTTCTTGCAGAATGACCCCGTGATTCCTGCTTTTCCTGATCTCCATCTTTCTCCAGCAGCAATGTTGAAGGAATTGTCGTCTTACTTTCAGAAGTTTTCCTCTCAAACTCGGCTCTTGACTCTACCGGCACCTCATGAGCTTCCTCCTAGGGAGGCACTAGAATATCCTATAAACTTCCTTCAAGTGCATAGATATACAGATACCACTAGTATCTCCATTGCTGATTTTGTCAAATAGGACctgctttttcctttttaacttAATAGGTGGAAACCTGTAGAGTTTCCTTAACACAGTTTACTTATCAGCGGCATTATCTGATAATTAATCACATTGGAGCAATCCGAGCTGAGCATGATGATTTTGCAATTCGATTTACTTCATCCATTAATCAGGTTCTCTTCTCTTCCAATACATGAACTGTTTTTTCTTGCTTTATGTTGTAGCATTCATTGATGTTCATTGGGCTTATCTCCATTTTTGTAGCTTTTGCTGTTGAAGTCAACTGAAGGAGCAGATGTTGAGTGGTCCAAAGAGGTCAAGGGTTGTGTCTACGATATGGTGGTTGAAGGGTTTCAACTATTGAGCAGATGGACCTCACGCATTTGGGAGCAATGCGCGTGGAAATTTTCTCGTCCTTGCAAAGAATTCTCTCCAATTGAATCAAATGAAGCCCCCACATCATTCTCTGACTATGAAAAGGTACTAATTTCACTGCTGTAAGCTGCTATTATTGAGTGGTGCAGAAAACATTTTAGTTGTAACTGTCTGATCATCCAGGAGACCATGGATTCCAGAATAGAAAAGCTGGAAGATGGGTATTctttatttactttattttcacTATCATGTCAAATTCATTTTAGCTGTATTTGGGTGTGATGGTGCACTACTTATCTATGTAACTTTGCCTAGTCTGGAGCCATTGCTAAATCTACCTCCCATTTCTCTGGTCTTGAGTAATTGCCTTTCCTTTATTTATCCTTGTGTCTAATTAATGCTCAACGACCTGTTGGAAAATAAtgttttttgttgaattttattttgcaaGTTGTAATATCCTTCAAGTGGATAGTTAGGGGTCCTATTCCGGTCGATGGGTTCAACGTAAAAAACTTCTACATTGCAGGTGGTTCGCTATAACTATAGCACAGAGGAAAGAAAAGCACTCGTTGAGCTTGTTAGCTACATAAAGAGCATCGGGTCAATGATGCAACGATGTGATACATTGGTAGCTGATGCCTTGTGGGAAACAATTCATGCTGAGGTCCAAGATTTCGTCCAAAACACGCTAGCAACCATGTTGAAAACAACATTTCGGAAGAAAAAAGACCTCTCAAGGCTGGGACCAGACTCTCTTATATATTCTCAATATTCcaatttctttccttttgcAGCGTAAAATATCAACAGACATTTTCTCGATTAGTTCTGTGCTAACAGCCATTCTCATATTTTATCTTTCTCCATGCAGGATCCTTTCAGATATGCGAACCCTTTCAGCTGATTGGATGGCAAATACTAGTAAGCCTGAGACAGAGTCACAATCTTTGCAGCCCGGAGGTGATGAAAGCAGGGCAAATTTCTTTTATCCAAGATCTGTTCCACCAACAGCTGCTCAGGTTCTAGTGATCTACTGTTCCGTTCTGATCAcgataaaattttttattatcaaaagTAAATGATTAGCTTGCCTTTagcttttcaaaatttaaacaTGGTAAACTGCATAATTGTGAGCAATTTCCCATAACTTAGGAGATCGTTTCTTGATTGGTAACATGGTTGTAGCATCATTACATGGGTTTTTGTTCATATACTTGCTAGATGAAATTTATGTTGATTCCCTTGAAAGAACATATTTGTGCAGGTCCACTGTTTGCAGTTTCTCATATATGAGGTCGTCTCTGGTGGTAATCTTAGGAAGCCTGGGGGGCTTTTTGGAAACAGCGGGTCTGATATTCCTGTTAACGATATGAAACAGTTGGAGACATTCTTCTATAAGCTTAGCTTTTTCCTGCACATTATGGATTACACAGGTGAGCTTCTCAACTAGCCCAATGTGAATCCTAATACCTCATGATTTTAGGTGTTTCTCTTCAAGGTTCTGAAATACCAGAAAGTCATGAGATTCCTTTTCTGTTCCTGATGGATCGATCtcgtttatatatttaaagttATTATGTAAGCTGTATTTCATTTCCACTTTGTTATTTGATAAAGAATATCATCCCTTTTTATATCTGTACGGTTACAGCAACATTGGGAACTCTCATGGATCACGGCTTTCTATGGTTTAGAGAATTCTATTTGGAGTCTTCACGAGTTATTCAGGTAAAGTTGGCTCTTGTTTTTATAGCCACTTTTCATGTATGCTCTCTAGACTCAAACTCACATGCAAGTAAGAATCTAAAGCAAGAGGCTTCTTAGAAATCTTCCCCAGTCGTGTACATTGGGAAAGGATCAGTCACTACTGGTTAAAAAACCAGAAAATATAGAGCAGCAGATACTGCGCTTTGGTTAAATCCtacttaattttattatgagaAATCCAGAAGAAAGTGTAGAACTGAGTGATGTTGCTCCTGATTTGCAGTTTCCTGTAGAATGTTCTCTTCCTTGGATGCTTATAGACCAGATTCTTGAATCTCACAATGCGGGACTCCTTGAGAGCGTCCTCATCCCTTTTGACATCTACAATGACTCGGCCCAGCAAGCATTGACCATGTTGAAGCAGCGCTTCCTATACGATGAGATTGAAGCCGAGGTACTTCGACTGCAAACCGTCTTATTAAATCTACCTCGTGCCAAAACACTATCTTAAAGAGGTCTTCTATTCTACAGGTGGATCATTGCTTTGATATATTTGTGTCGAGGTTGTGCGATATTATCTTCACATACTACAAGAGCTGGGGAGCAAGGTCTGATTCTTTcatcaattaaattttcacaATTATTGGGCATCTCCTACAGTTGAATTGTTATGAATACTTTTCAATGGACAAACTGGTGCAGTGAACTTCTCGATCCATCATTTCTTTTTGCCTTGGACAATGGAGAGAGATTTTCGGTCCAACCTATGAGATTCATGGAACTTTTAAAAATGACTAGAGTAAAGGTGAAACTTCGATTTAATATTATTGTCCAGACGTTTATTTATGAGTTAATTTCACACTTGCCTTTCCCATTGGTTCTTTATGTGATATCTCCCCTTCCCtaactatatatttattggTTTGATTTGTAGTTGCTTGGAAGGACTATTGACTTGAGAAGTCTTATTGCTGAGCGGATGAACAAAGTTTTCAGAGAAAACCTTGAGTTTCTATTTGACCGTTTTGAGTCCCAAGATTTATGTGCAGTAGTGGTGAGAATATCTACCTTGGATTGTCTTACTTATTTGCAAGTCTTATTTTCCAGTTTCAAGAGGCccgagacttttttttttttggctaaccTGGGTGTCCAAGCTTCGCTCAACTAATAAGGCCCGAGACCTTACGTTTACTTGCAGGAATTGGAAAAATTAGTGGACATATTAAGGCACACGCATGACTTGTTATCAAAGGATCTTTCGATAGACTCCTTCAATCTAATGATGAGCGAGATGCTAGAGAACATCTCACTTGTTTCATACTCTAGTCGACTTGCTTCTCAGGTTCGGACGTCTCTTTGTTCTGTGGAGAACATATACCTTATGGGTTCTGGAAAAATCAATAGATGGGTCTGGGTCTGCAAAAGTGATAATCACTCCATTTATTtctcagatttggtcagagaTGCAAAACGACTTCTTGCCCAATTTCATTCTTTGCAACACGACTCAGAGGTTTGTACGTTCATCAAAGGTGCCTCCTGCTCCAGTCCAAAAGCCTTCAGTTCCATATGCCAAGCCTAATTTCTATTGTGGGTCTGAAGTAAGtaaacttttcatattttgcCCCCTATATTTTGCAAATGTTAGACGAATCTATGCTTTTCAAATATACCCTTTTCTTATTAACTATGTTGGGAAATACTCTTTAGCTTACCTCTTTTTCTCCTCATAGGATTTGAATTCTGCCCATCAAAGTTTTGCTCGACTACACAGTGGATTTCTCGGAATCCCACACATGTTTGCTATTGTTAAACTTCTAGGACAAAGATCATTGCCTTGGCTTATTCGGGCACTACTCGATCATATATCAAACAAGGTACTTGGTACTTTGAATCTTCTCGTCATAAGTGACTATCTCTTTAAATACATTTTTGCTTAGAAATTGTTTACCTATTGCTCTTATTATCTTTCAACTCATTTTAAACTGTACTTGTTTGCACTTTTAGATAACAACGTTGGAACCAATGATTAGTGGATTACAGGAAGCTTTGCCAAAATCTATTGGTTTGCTTCCTTTCGATGGGGGTGTAACAGGTTTGTGGTGAATCTGAACTCATTTCAACCCTTTAACGAAACCTAACTGGCATCCTTGTTTTTTGTTGTCCAAACACCTAAAGAAATTTTGACTAAGCGCCCCAAAATTCTGATGTATAGAGCATACTCTTGATTACTTATGCCTTTATTAAATTCCCGTTCGATAGGCTGTATGAGGCTCATCAATGAACAGCTTAACTGGGGCAAGAAATCAGAACTCAAAGCTGAGGTCCTCTCTGGGATAAAGGAGATCGGAAGCGTCTTATATTGGATAGGGCTTCTTGATAATGTCCTGGTTAGATTTCCAAGTTCTTAATGGCAAATATTCATTTGAAAGCCTCTTTTTCAgcacatttttattttactgctcattttcttttctaattattatCGTTTTGATGCTGAACAGAGAGAAGTAGATACAGCACACTTCATGCAAACTGCTCCATGGCTCGGTATGGTTCCAGGGCCAGATGGTCAAATAGTGCAGTCTCATGAAGGAGGAGTCAGCCCCATAGTCCAGCTCTTTAGGTCAGCAACTGCTGCTGTCATTCCAAATCCGGGTTGTCCAAACCCTGCATCCTTCCAGACAATGGCAAAACAGGCTGAAGCTGCAGGTTCGAGGCTTGTACCTTCCATTTTAATTACAACAAATAGTTCGACAAAATCATTTGTGGATGAAATTATTAAGTGGACTCCCTCTACCAATAGctcatctctttttttttttttgatctCGTGTGATTGCATCAACGTACTTGCTTACAAATTAGCCTTTCTACTGCAGATTTACTTTACAAGGCTAACATAAACACAGGCAGTGTCCTGGA from Punica granatum isolate Tunisia-2019 chromosome 2, ASM765513v2, whole genome shotgun sequence includes the following:
- the LOC116196472 gene encoding protein PIR is translated as MAVPVEEAIAALSTFSLEDEQPEIQGPGAWVSSESAATSSPIEYSDVSAYRLSLSEDTKALNQLNTLIQEGKEMASVIYTYRSCVKALPQLPDSMKHSQADLYLETYQVLDLEMSRLREIQRWQASASSKLAADMQRFSRPERRINGPTITHLWSMLKLLDVLLQLDHLKNAKASIPNDFSWYKRTFTQVSVQWQDTDSMREELDDLQIFLSTRWAILLNLHVEMFRVNNVEDILQVLIVFAVESLELDFALLFPERHILLRVLPVLVVLATSSEKDSESLYKRVKINRLITIFKNDPVIPAFPDLHLSPAAMLKELSSYFQKFSSQTRLLTLPAPHELPPREALDYQRHYLIINHIGAIRAEHDDFAIRFTSSINQLLLLKSTEGADVEWSKEVKGCVYDMVVEGFQLLSRWTSRIWEQCAWKFSRPCKEFSPIESNEAPTSFSDYEKVVRYNYSTEERKALVELVSYIKSIGSMMQRCDTLVADALWETIHAEVQDFVQNTLATMLKTTFRKKKDLSRILSDMRTLSADWMANTSKPETESQSLQPGGDESRANFFYPRSVPPTAAQVHCLQFLIYEVVSGGNLRKPGGLFGNSGSDIPVNDMKQLETFFYKLSFFLHIMDYTATLGTLMDHGFLWFREFYLESSRVIQFPVECSLPWMLIDQILESHNAGLLESVLIPFDIYNDSAQQALTMLKQRFLYDEIEAEVDHCFDIFVSRLCDIIFTYYKSWGASELLDPSFLFALDNGERFSVQPMRFMELLKMTRVKLLGRTIDLRSLIAERMNKVFRENLEFLFDRFESQDLCAVVELEKLVDILRHTHDLLSKDLSIDSFNLMMSEMLENISLVSYSSRLASQIWSEMQNDFLPNFILCNTTQRFVRSSKVPPAPVQKPSVPYAKPNFYCGSEDLNSAHQSFARLHSGFLGIPHMFAIVKLLGQRSLPWLIRALLDHISNKITTLEPMISGLQEALPKSIGLLPFDGGVTGCMRLINEQLNWGKKSELKAEVLSGIKEIGSVLYWIGLLDNVLREVDTAHFMQTAPWLGMVPGPDGQIVQSHEGGVSPIVQLFRSATAAVIPNPGCPNPASFQTMAKQAEAADLLYKANINTGSVLEYALAFTSAALDKYCSKWSGAPKTGFVDITTSRDFYRIYSGLQIGYLEESARGRPNNYEVLGDSVAWGGCTIIYLLGQQLHFELFDFSYQVLNVAEVEAASVSHRSPHSSQGWEALLEAMKKARRLNNHVFSMLKARCPLEDKVACAIKQSGAPLHRIKFENTVSAFETLPQIGG
- the LOC116196993 gene encoding uncharacterized protein LOC116196993, translated to MLNSLSIHHPYRPFFSPPAPPPPGRNASVRCAVASPSPEKKTRRRRKQQDQQSYGDDASSSPSPPRSGIAAASAAEKALRFTFMEELMTRARDRDVAGVTEVINDMVAAGLSPGPRSFHGLVVSNVLNGDVEGAMHSLRRELSAGLRPLHETFVALIRLFGAKGYANRGLEILAAMEKFKFDIRQAWIVLVEELVRNNHLEDANSVFLKGAKGGLRATDELYDLLIQEDCKVGDHSNALEICYEMEAAGRMATTFHFNCLLSVQATCGIPEIAFATFENMEYGEDFMKPDTETYNWVIQAYTRAESYDRVQDVAELLGMMVEDHKRVQPNVKTHALLVECFTKYCVVREAIRHFRALRNFEGGTKVLHNEGKFGDPLSLYLRALCREGRISELLEALEAMAKDNQPIPPRAMILSRKYRTLVSSWIEPLQEEAELGYEIDYVARYIAEGGLTGERKRWVPRRGKTPLDPDAEGFIYSNPMETSFKQRCLEEWKLHHRKLLKILLNEGLAALGDASESDYIRVEERLRKIIKGPDQNVLKPKAASKMTVSEFKEELEAQDLPTDGTRNVLYQRVQKARRINRSRGRPLWVPPVEEEEEEIDEELDELISRMQLHEGDTEFWKARFLGKGINGNQGKIIEMEPTEVTDLLDDADAADDGTKDVEDDEADEEEEVDAEVEVEQPGNQVEQIVKEKEAEAKKPLQMIGVQLLKDIDQTTTTTKKSRRRARASVEDDDDDDWFPEDIFEAFEELRKRKVFDVSDMYTLADAWGWTWERELKNKPPQRWSQEWEVELAMKLMQKVIELGGTPTIGDCAMILRAAIRAPMPSAFLKILQITHSLGYVFGSPLYDEIISLCLDLGELDAAIAIVADLETAGITVPDQTIDRVISARQNAESSSNTNGST